CGGCCGCCGTCCAGCGGTTCTTCGGGGCGGTCGCGGACCGGTACGGGCGGCTCGACTGCCTGGTGAACAACGCGGGCGGGACCCCGTACCGGCTGCTGGGGGAGGGCGGGGCCGAGCGGCACGCGCGGGTCCTCGAGCTCAACCTGGTGGCGCCGATGACGGCCTCGCTGGCCGCGTACCCGTGGCTGCGCGAGAGCCGGGGCTCGGTCGTGATGATCGGCAGCGTCAGCGGGACCCGGCCCTCCCCGGGGACGGCGGCCTACGGGGCGGCCAAGGCGGGCCTGGAGAACCTGGCCCGCTCGATGGCCGTGGAGTGGGCGCCCGAGGTACGGGTCAACTCGCTGGTCCTCGGCATGGTGCGGACCGAGCTGGCGCACCTGCACTACGGGGACGAGGCGGGCATCGCGGCGGTCGGCGCCACCGTCCCGCTGGGCCGGCTGGCCGAGCCCTCGGACGTGGGGGAGGCGGCGGTGTTCCTCGCCTCGGACCGGGCGGGATATGTGAGCGGCGCGAGCCTGCTGGTGCACGGCGGCGGGGAGCGGCCGGCGTTTCTGGATGCGGCAACGGTCAACAAGGAGAGCTGAGATGGGTATTGCGGACGGACGCGTGGTGATCGTGACGGGCGCGGGGCGGGGGCTGGGCCGGGCCCACGCGCTGGCCTTCGCGGCGGAGGGGGCGCGGGTGGTCGTCAACGACCTCGGGGTGGGCCTCGACGGGCTGCCGGGGCCCGACAGCCCGGCCGCGCAGGTCGTGGAGGAGATCCGGACGCTGGGTGGGGAGGCCGTGGCGCACGGCGGGGACATCGCGACCGACGAGGGCGCGGCCTCCCTGGTGGACCGCGCGGTCGTCGCCTTCGGCCGCCTGGACACCCTGGTCAACAACGCCGGCTTCCTGCGGGACCGGATGCTGGTCAACCTCG
The Streptomyces sp. NBC_00091 genome window above contains:
- a CDS encoding SDR family oxidoreductase; this translates as MELKGRVAVVTGGTRGVGAGIARAFLAAGAEVVVCARRPPGGPVAAEGRRAAFTAVDLRDPAAVQRFFGAVADRYGRLDCLVNNAGGTPYRLLGEGGAERHARVLELNLVAPMTASLAAYPWLRESRGSVVMIGSVSGTRPSPGTAAYGAAKAGLENLARSMAVEWAPEVRVNSLVLGMVRTELAHLHYGDEAGIAAVGATVPLGRLAEPSDVGEAAVFLASDRAGYVSGASLLVHGGGERPAFLDAATVNKES